CAATATCTACAATCGCATTCCGCTTTATATGATCGCTTCTTACCTAGGTATTTCAAGAAAAACACTGACAAGGGTTAGGGGCGGGAAATAATTAGTCGCTTTATCACCATCTACACTCCTGATAAAAAGGTTTATCAAAATAATGATGATAAAAAAGGCTAAATTAACCGTAGTTCAGTTAGCCTCTTCTTACAACGTTGACAATAAAAAACCTTATGGATTGGTAGACCACAAACTGAATTCTTTTACAAAAGCACGTTTTGGCAATTTCAGATGGTGTACGACTAGGGTCGCCAAATCTTCCGGCTGTAATACTTTTTCTTCGTTTCCATCGGTGAAGTTGGCGTTCACCGTCATATCTGTGGCAATGGTACTCGGGTTGATGGTCGATACACGAATGTTGGACTTGCGGCCTTCTTGCATCACACTCTCGGTAAGATTGATCACCGCTGCTTTTGATGCTCCGTAGGCACTCATTTTTGCAGAACCTTTCAAACCTGAGGTAGATGCTATGTTAATGATATCACCACCATTGTTTTTGACCATTTCCGGGAATACCTCGTGGATCATATAATACGTTCCAAATACATTTATTTTGAAAGATTGCTCCCATTGCTCAACTGGCAATTCGTTGATACCTCCTACAGCCAAAACTCCGGCACTATTGATAAGAATATCAATAGTTTCAAAAGTTTCCAAAATACTTTTTACCGTGTCTTGTACACCTGTATAATCTGAGACATCCAAGGCATAAGTTTGCACTTTTACATCGCTGTTAATGGCACTGATTTCAGCAGCTACCCGTAGCAAATCTTTTTCTGTACGACCTGCCAGAGCGATATTGACCCCTTCTTTTGCCAATTCCAAAGCCATCGCTTTACCTAACCCCTTACCAGCACCTGTGATAAGGGCATTCTTATTTTTTAAATCTTGCATATTTCTATTTTATATATCGCAAAATTCTGTTTTTATTTTATTATAAACGACTATTGAGTATTAAAATGTAAATTTGTTCCGTAATAATGAACAAAACATGATACAGTCGCTCGAGAAGCTATTTCTCATTATGGATTATATGGTACAAAACGGTAATCGGGTGCGTATACAAGATATTGCATCAGGTTTGGATATGAAAAAATCTACGGTACATAATTTTGTTAAAACCTTGGTGCATATGGGCTATGCAGATCAAGAGGAACTTTCTACCCGATATTACCTCACAGGCAAAATGCATCACCTCATCCCAACGGAATATTCTACCGCTACACTGAAAACAGACTATCGTCCTATCGTAGAAAAAATAACCGAACTCACCGGTGAAACCGCTTATCTAACCATACAGCTAGGATCCTATATGCGGCACGAACTAAAAAGCGATCCCAAACGCTCTGTACGTATAAGTCTAGAAGTAGGTAAAGAAATGGATGTAATGAATTCGGCTTTGGGTAATGTTTTTATGGCACATTCACCGAGTTTGACCAAACAATTAATGGTTAATCTCATCGAGCCAGAACAAATCAAATTGCAAAAGCAACTCGATAATGTAATAGAAAAAGGCTATGCTGAAGATTATGAACGTTTGGAAAAAGAGATGAATTGCGTAGCGGTACCAATTTATAGTAATAATAAATTATTGGCAGCAATTGGTATTTCAGGCCCATCGTATCGTTTTGGAACTAAAGAAATGCAACAGGGAATACAGATCATTCAATCATTATTAAAGAATAAGGTATCTTAATCTACACGATAATCGTTCTATAGCGTGTAGATGGAATGCATCATGCTTATTGTACTGTGACAATTAAAATTGTAACATTGATTATTGTTGAGTAAAGGAAAAGAGTCCTCGCCAATTCCAGGACTCTTTTCCTTTACTCATTTTATCATTTCCCTTTTGTTTGAACCAAAATTCGAAAATTGCAATTAATGTAGCAGATCAGGTCGGACAAATGTTGTAAGTTTGAAATTAGCTATTAACGCGATGTGGAGAATGAAGCCTCGTAGACCTTCAAATTCCCTTTGTTGTCTTTCACTTCAAGTTTAAAGTCGTGTCTGCCACTGCTGAGTTCCGGTTCGAAGTCATGCCAGATATGTCTTGTTTTAGGGTCATATTTCATTAAAGCCCATTTCCCGTCAATATAAGCGTCAAAAGTAGCTATACCCGATAGATTGTCACTGATGGTAAAATCGATGGAGCGTTGATTGGAAACATTCTTGCCGTCGGTAAGGTTACGCGCAGTGATATTTGGTGCAATGGTATCGACAGCGATGTAAAAACCACCAAATTCGCGTACGTTGGCTACCACCCAGCCGTTCTCATATTGACCACCTTGTGCTCCGCCATCAGAAGAAACAATCAAGGCTTTGTCATAAAGATTTTCAGACAAGCTGTAGTCTGGTTTGATCATGAGCTTGTAATATCCGAACACCGGTGTATAAGCGTTGTGGATATAGTGCATTGCCGAGTAGCCTTTTGCAGGTTTTGCTCCCTGCGAATAATTGAAGTAAAGGTCGTCATACAATATATTTTTGCTCATATAAACCCGAGCATTCTCCGCTTCATATTTGTTTTCATCGGCATAGTGAAACATTTTAAGCCCCTTCGCATTTGGGCGGCTGATGGAAAGTGAAGGGTTATTCTGCACCTTAAAATTCAATTCGCTCGTATTCCCTTGAACATCCTTGACCACATATTTTACCTCATGGACCTCATTGTCTTTCAACGTTATTTTACCGAGGTTATCCAAGTTTTTGAAGATGTTGATCGGATTGTTAGGATCTTTGAAGCTCTTTTGCACGCGTACCCCTGACTTTTTTAAATAAGGGTAGTCTACGTAGGACTGTATCGCACGGGTCTGATCAAAAGGAATGGATTCGAACAGTACCGTGCTGATGTTTTTATTGTCCAAAAATAGTTCAATCGAATACACACCATATGTAAAAGAGATGCCTCTCCGTTTATCAACCGTGTTGATTCCCAACCCAAAGGTACCATTCACAGAGATAGGGGCGTTTGTTGCTAAACTATAATTGCCGCTACCAACAGATCTGATGGTTTGATGCCTGCGGGGCGTATTTTCATCAAACAGTTCGGAACCCAAATCGTAGACCGTCATACCGCGGATAATCGGTTTTACACCGTCTGGAAACAACAGGCCAAACAATTGCGGATTGAGCGGCAATTGTGCTTTTGTATCCCGGATTTCAAAATGAAGATGTGGACCTGCAGACCCGCCTGTATTGCCCGAATTTGCAATAAACTCACCTTTTCTTACAAGTACTTGGTTGGGTTTGAGAAATATATCGACATCAAAACGTTTTTGCTTGTACTGCTCATCTTTGATGATTTTCGCAAGATCAGAATTGAAACTTTCGAGGTGCATGTACACCGAGGTGTAACCATTGGGATGATCAATGTAAACATAATTACCACCACCACCTATCTGTACCCTGACGCGGGATACAAAACCTTCCGCCGCTGCATGCACAGGAATATTGATGCGTTGTTGTGTCCGGTAATCGTCTCCACCATGGAAATGCGTTGCGCGCAATTCGCCGAACGATCCTGAAGCCTGCGGCGCTAGGTCCATGGGCCGTACAAAATAATTTTGTGGATAATTGCGGCTTTTGATAATATCTTGTCCCTTGCTTAGACCTGCCATGCAGGCCAGCAGGGAGAGCATTGCTGTCGTTTTTTTTATCATGCTATTCCCAGCTATTTAATTTTACAGCTAAACATCTTCTGTTCGCCAATGAAACCTTCCAATAAATCGCCGATGGCTACAGATCCGACACCAACTGGAGTTCCGGTGTAAATGAGGTCACCTTTGCGTAGGGTAATAAATTTGGAGGTATATACAATCAGATCTTCGTAGGAGAAAATCATGTCCTTGGTATTTCCCTGCTGAACTTTTTGCCCATTTTGCTGCAGGGAGAAATCAATCGAATTTACTTCCGCAAATTCTTCTTTAGGAATCAGGTTGCTGATCACTGCAGAATGGTCAAATGCTTTTGCCAATTCCCAGGGAAGGCTTTTTGCTTTTAATTCTTGCTGCACGTCCCTTGCGGTAAAGTCAATCCCTAGGCCGATAGCATCGAAATAGGTTGATGCAAATTTTGGTGTCACATGTTTTCCTTCCTTACAGACCCGGAGGACAACTTCGGTTTCGAACTGAATGTTTTTGGAGAATTCGGGGTAATAGAAATCTTTGTTATCCTTTAAGACCGCTGTATCGGGTTTTAAAAATATAATGGGATTCTCTGGGACTGGATTATTGAGCTCTTTCGCGTGGTCGATGTAATTGCGACCGATTGCAATTATTTTCATGATATAAATTTTTAAGGCAATGAAGCTTTCAGATTTCTTGCGAACTCATGAGCTCGGTTTTCATCGCGTGTACATTTGAGGCGCTATTAGAAAGTACTATATGCTATTTGTGAATTACCTACACTTGGCCGGAATGCGCTATGCTAACGAACGTCATGTGAGGAACGATATGGTTATCTTCTAAAAACTTATCGTGCATCCATACTCGGTATACTTTAGTTTTCGTTTACCACAACAAACTTAATAAATGTCCAAAGCTTATCCAAAATTGGAGAAAAACAACTACATGCGTAATTTAGATCAAAGTATATATTTATATAGGTTTTAGTTAGGTTTTGTTTAGGTTTTAGTTAGGTATAGTATAGGTTATAGCTAACTAAAACCTATAGTATACCTAATCTAATACTAGTTCATACCTAATTTAATTTAAACATTAATACAGATCGATTGTTAAGAGATCATTGTTAAGATGATAATTAAACAAAAAAATTAAAATATGGCTATAATAGAAGATGGGCCCAATGGTGGCTTTCGAGGTAAAGTTGGTTCGATATATGGATACAATCGTATGGGGCAATGGATTATTCGCGGAGCAAGGAGAAAAAACAGTAAACCTCCGACTGAAGCTCAGCGATTACATCGTCAAAAAATGAAAGCTATCGGAAAATTTTGTGCGGAGAACAAAGCAGTTTTTGATTTTGGCTATGGGCTAAAAAAAGAAAATGGATCTAAATATGGTGCATTTCAGCTCGCGCAAAAACATGTTTTCAATGATGTACTGGCTTTTGATGCCGATCATAATCCTGTTGTGAATTTTGAAAATTTGAATGTGTTTGTGGGGGATCTAATACCGCCCACGGGTACTAAGGTAAGTGTGAATGAAGGTCGTATATTTTTGGAATGGATACCAAACCCAGCGTATGATGATGAAATTTATAAGTTAAATCTAGCATTTGTTAGCTTAAATGATTTCTGTTCCTTAAAACCAGCAGTTGCATCTGCTAGGGATGGCCAATGTTTTGTGGACGTACCGGTTGAATTAAGCAAAAAAGCTGATTATCATGTCTACATCGGTTTTTGGGATACGTATCATGGTGCATTCTCAAATTCTACCTATTGTGGCGTCATTTAATAGGATTTTTCCACCTACTTGTGTATCTTTAACACTATGAATAAAATACAGGCGGTATTGTTCGATCTGGACGGTACGTTAATTGATTCGGAATATTTCTATTTCAAAAACTGGGCACCTATATTAAAACAGGAATTTAACCTTCAGATCAACTATGAAGATTGGATTCGCGATTTTGCTGGACATACTTTAGCACATAATGTCAAGCGTCTTACCGAGGACTATGGCTACGACGTGACGGAAGAACATATGTGGAAGCGTACACGTGCGGCTTATGCCGATTCTAACATGAGCGATATTGAATTGATGCCTGGAGCACGAGAAATTTTAGCTTTTTTGAAAGCAGAAGATATCCGTATTGGGCTTGTGACCTCGAGTTATAGAAGCACAGTCGATACTGTTTTGGGCAAGCACGAGCTTTTGGATTATTTTGAGTTTTTTGTCACGCGTGAGTGTGTGGAGCTGCCAAAACCCAATCCGGAACCTTATCGTTTGGCATTGACACATCTGGGTCTACCAGCCGACCGCTGTGTGGCTATTGAGGATACGTCAACAGGAAGTACATCGGCATTGGGAGCAGGGACGCAGTTGATTGCAGTTACGAAGCAAGAGGTAGAACGTGCTAGACTAACAGCTGTTGATAACATTGTGGAAAACTTATCTGAGGCGAAAGCCCTGTTGGCGCAATGGATTTGAGGGTTGTAAAATAATTTAATCGTTTTAGCATTTGTATTTTTATTCGGATATATGTAATATTACCGACTTGTAAAGGGAACTCTGATTATGAACCGTAGAACCGCAATAAAGCAATTTTTCATTATCGCTGGCGGACTGACAATTTTGTCGTCCTGTCTGAATGATGGAGGTGCATCAATTGTATTAAATAAGCTGAAGATTTCGGCGGAAGATGAGCAATTTTTGGGCGATCTGGCTAACATCCTGATTCCGAAATCGGATACACCGGGAGGAAAGGATCTGAACCTACATCTTTTCGTCATCAAAATGGTGGATGACTGTGAGTCGCCAGAAAATCAGGCTAAATTTGTCGCTGGTTTCAACAAATTGAGAAAACAGTTGAATTTAAAAAATAACAAAGAGACTGAGACCACTTTGGCGGGGTTAAAAGACCAAACCGACGAGAAGGCTTTTTTTGAGACCTTCAAATCGCGTGCAATTCAGGGGTATATGAACTCAGAATACGTGATGAAGAATAAGGTGATCTATAAACTTATTCCGGGTCCGTACAATGGTGCGGTAAAAGTTAAGGCATAAATAGCACATGGCAAATCTAAATATTGACAGTGAAAAAAACAGAACCTACGATGCGATCGTGATCGGTTCGGGAATTAGTGGCGGTTGGTCCGCAAAAGAGTTGTGCGAGAAGGGCTTGAAAACATTGGTTTTGGAACGCGGACGTGATGTGCAACATATCAAGGATTACCCAACCACCAATATGATGCCTTGGGAGTTTGAACATCGGAATGAAATGCCTTTCAAAGTAAAAGAAGAAAATCCGATTGTCAGCAAATGTTATGCATTCCATGAAGATGCAGCCCATTTTTTTGTAAAAGACAAGGAACACCCTTATATTCAAGAGAAACCTTTTGACTGGATCAGAGGCTATCAAGTTGGCGGCAAGTCGTTATTATGGGCGAGACAGACGCAACGTTGGTCTGACTTTGATTTCGAAGGGCCAGCGAGAGATGGTTTTGCCGTAGATTGGCCGATACGTTATGCTGATTTAGCACCTTGGTATGCTTATGTCGAAAAATTTGCTGGGATTGCAGGTAATCACGATGGACTTCCTGAATTGCCTGACGGTGAGTTTTTGCCAGGGTACCCATTAAATATTGTCGAGAAGTATTTTAAAGAAAGCGTCCAAAAGAAATTTCCGGAGCGCAAAGTGATTTCAGCACGTTGTGCACACCTATCAAAACCAAATCAGATTCACATCGAACAAGGACGTGTACAGTGTCAGAATCGCGTACTTTGTCAGCGAGGATGTCCTTTTGGTGGATATTTCAGTTCCAATGCAACGACAATTCCTTGGGCGGCCAAAACCGGAAATATGACGCTACGTCCATTTTCGGTTGTTCATTCGATTCTCTATGATGAACAAAAGGGAAAGGCAGTGGGTGTACGTGTTATTGATACCAATACAAAAGAGGAAATTGATTTTTATGCCAAACTGATTTTTGTCAATGCGGCTGCAATCAATACGAATTTGATCTTATTGAATTCTAAATCGAACCGTTTTCCAAATGGTTTGGGTAATGATAGTGGTGTGCTCGGAAAATATGTTGCCTTTCACAACTATAGTGCACGCATTTATGCAGAGTATGAAGGGATGTTGGATTTTACGGCCGAAGGGCGGAATCCCGCAGGTGGAGGCTATATTCCACGTTTCAGAAACTTGCACAAACAGGAAACGGACTTTTTAAGGGGCTATGCTGCCGGTTTCGGAGCTTCGCGTAGTAAAGAGTCGGATCGTTCGGGTTTAGGGCTAGATCTGAAGAACAATTTGTTGAATCCTAAATTAGGTGTTTGGCAGGTTGGATCTCACATGATGGGTGAAACGATACCAAAAGAATCAGGAATGGTTTCATTGGATAGCAGTAAGAAAGATGACTGGGGTATTCCATTGTTAAAAATTGCTGTCGATTATGATGAGAATGATGAAAAAATGAAAAAGGATTACATCGCTGTCATGACGGAGATGTTTACGGATGCTGGCTTCACAAACATTCGCCCGGATTCACACTGGCAGGCTCCAGGTTTGGATATCCATGAAATGGGCGGTGCACGTATGGGGCACGACCCGAAAACTTCGGTATTGAATAAATGGAATCAGATGCATGCTGTGAAAAACGTTTTTGTCACAGACGGTGCAAGTATGACCTCGACATCAACACAAAATCCTTCATTGACCTATATGGCATTTTCGGCACGATCTGTCGATTATGCGATTAGCGAGATGAAGAAAGGAAATATTTAGTTTACCGGGGAAAGGTTTTGAAAATAAATCTTTCCTCTGTAAAATTAAAGTGCTATCTTTCCACCCGCATAGCACGTTAAAACCAAGAAAGAATAACCAAAAAGGAAAACAATAACGAATAAACAATTAATGAACCAATAAGTAATCAAAAAAAAGCAATTAAAAAACCAAAATAGGAAACCAAAAAATTTTACAACAAAAGCAAAAGCGATTTAGCAGACTTTATTGCAGATTCTATGCGGCAATAATACCATAGACATTTGAACCCAAACGTTTTCTGTTAAGTGAAAGCAATGGAATATAGCAGGCAATTTTAAGAAAGCAGATCGATTTTAAAACGATTAATTAAGGGAAACTAAATTAAACTAGACGTTCTAAGTATCTTTTTGCTAAAACGTTTTTATAAACCAAATCACTATTAATATGAGCAAAGTTGACGTAAAATCACTTGCGCAGCTTGGGAAAAAATCAAAGTTATTTTTCTCATTGGCTGTCATTGCTGGTACTTTCCAACAAGTCAATGCCGCAGTCGGAACTTCTGCCAATTACGATGGCAAATCCTTCGTAAAAGAAGTAAACCATGTGCAGCAGCAAGTTAAAGGAAAAGTATTGGATGCTACTGGAAAACCAATTTCAGGAGTTAACATCGCCGTTAAAGGTACTTCAAAGGGCACACAATCTGATGCTTTGGGTAATTTTACATTGGATGCTAAATCGGGGGATGTATTGGTGGTTTCTTCCATTGGTTACAAAGCCAAAGAAGTCACTGTTTCCGGTGCAACTGTTTCTGTACAATTGGAAGATGATCAGAGCCAATTGGACGAAGTTGTCGTTGTGGGTTATGGTACCATGCGTAAATCTGATGTAACAGGTTCTATCGCTATGGTTAAAGGAGCCGACATGATCAAAGATCAGAACTTTAGTCCCTTGGATAACTTAAGGGGTAAGGCTTCGGGGGTTAATATCTTTTCTAACTCGAGCCAACCTGGTGCTTACGCCAACCGTGTGGTCATTCGTGGTGTAGCCACGATCAATTCATCATCCAATCCACTCTATGTTGTGGATGGGGTTGTAATGGAAGACTTTCAGTTGTTGAATCCGAATGATATCGAGAATATCGAGGTATTGAAAGACGCATCTTCGGCAGCGATCTACGGTGCACGTGGTGCAAATGGGGTTATCTTAGTAACGACAAAACGCGGAAATAAAGATGGATCCAGAACAATTAACTATCAAGGTTCAGCTGGTGTGAGCTCCGTTCAACGTTATATGGATCTATTGAATGGGCAGGAATGGGTAGATGCCTTTATGATCGGCTTGGAAAATGAAAATAAGTATCAGGGGAAATCCTGGTCCTTGGATAAAAAGACCTGGTTTAATGATCCCAACTATTTTGATGCTAATGGTAACCCTTTGTATAATACAGATTGGCAGCGTGAAGCAACGCGTACAGCCATTTCACATAATCATCAGTTAAGTGTACAACAAGGCGATGATAAATCATCTGTTGGGGCTTTCTTAAATTATACCGATCAACAAGGTGTAATGAATAATACTTGGAATAAACGGGTAAATGCAAAAATGGCCTATGACGCTAAACCGACTTCTTGGCTGTCTACGGCGATTAATTTAACCGTTAACCATACTTGGGGACGTTATACACCAGAAGATGGTGGCGGACAGGAGGCACGTCGTACCATGATTGAAATGCTTCCTTGGTATCCTGTGTACGATAAAAATGGACAATATACATTTTCATCATCTTCGACTGTTTCGGACAAATTAGGGTTTGAAGGAATGGCTAATCCAGTGTCTATCCTAGATTTGCAAAAGAGGATGCGTTATAATACACAGATATTTGGTAATGCGGCACTAACATTTCATCTGGCCGATGGTTTGGATCTTAAGACACAATTGGGGATAGATAATCATAAAAAAGCGTATAAAGGATATTCTTCCATTACCTTGAATAATATCTCAAGACCAAATGGCTGGGCTGAAATGAACAATACCAATACCCTATATTGGCAAGAAGAGACTTATCTGACCTATAATAAGCAGTTTGATAAACACCGCATTAATGCTATGGCAGGTTTATCCTGGCAAGAAAGAACTTACGACTTCAATAGTTCTAGAACCGAAGGCTTTTTCGACGATGCTTATGAATACAATAATATGGGAATTGGAATTACACCATCGACACCAGGGTCTAGGTGGAACAAATGGGCTATGAATTCCTATTTCTTAAGAGCAGCTTACTCCTATAACGATCGTTACTCGGCGACAATTACAGGACGTTATGATGGATCATCCAAATTCGGTAAGAATAATAAATATGCTTTCTTCCCATCTGCTGGTTTCGCATGGAATGTGTCGAATGAGGACTTTTTGAAAGACAATACCACCGTTAGCAATTTAAAGGTCCATACAAGTTACGGATTAACAGGTAACTCGGAGATTGATCCGTACAAGTCCCTGGCAATTGTTGATGCCGGAACGATATTGCTAAACAATTCAAGAGCACCATATTCCTTTGTGAATTCTATTTCGAATCCAAATTTGAAATGGGAAAAAACCGCTCAGGTTGATGCTGGAGTTGAATTGGGCTTATTTCAAAATCGTTTAAATTTTGATGTGTCTTTCTATCATAAGAAAACGACCGACTTGCTACTGGATGCGCCAATTCCAACCGCATCAGGATTTAGTACAGTGATGAAAAATATCGGATCCGTGCAAAATCAAGGTTTAGACATTATGGTTAAGGGAACCATTATCAATAAAGAAGACTTTAGCTGGAATGCCTCACTTAATGCCAATTACAATAAAAATAAGGTGTTAAAATTAGGCGAGAACAATGCCGATATCCAAATGAATAGCTGGGTAGGCGGTGCTAATAGTGTTATCCGTGTTGGTGAGAACTTAAATAGTTTTTATGGTTACAGAAGATTAGGGGTATATACTCAAGCTGATGTGGATGCCGGAAATGCGACGGTAAGTCAAATCGGACGTGCAAAAAGAACGACTGAGAAAGAGATTATTGGTAAAGGATTGCCCGACTGGACAGGTAGTTTTATCAACAATTTGAAATATAAGAACTTCGATTTTACCTTGGATCTGCAATTTGTTAAAGGTGTCGATGTGATGCAACAATTTTTCCATTCGACTTATGACCGTTTTGGTATCACCAATGGTTTGAAAAATATCTTAACCGACGCGTATAATGGATCAAATCCGAATACCATGCAACAGGCTATTTATTTGACCAATAATGGACATGCTGGACAAGATACCAATGTGGATGATGCTTGGGTAGCTGATGGTTCCTATTTACGGGTAAACTTAATTCAACTGGGGTATACATTTAACCCAGAAGCCTTAAAGGGTATCGGTCTAAAACGTGTTAGAATCTACGCAAATGCAAATAATCCGTTTTTATTCACTTCAAAAGAATTTTTAGGATATGATCCTGAAAGTACTTCACAAGGTGAGAGTAAGTTTGGACAAAACATAACGTTTTTCTCTTATCCAAGAGCGAAGACTTTTTCGTTGGGTCTGAATGTAACATTTTAAAAATTAGAAAATAAGGAAATGAAAAATAAATTTTTTATGTTGTTAATTCTTGGATTAGGTTTAACGACGTCATGTAACAAA
The DNA window shown above is from Sphingobacterium thalpophilum and carries:
- a CDS encoding IclR family transcriptional regulator, which encodes MIQSLEKLFLIMDYMVQNGNRVRIQDIASGLDMKKSTVHNFVKTLVHMGYADQEELSTRYYLTGKMHHLIPTEYSTATLKTDYRPIVEKITELTGETAYLTIQLGSYMRHELKSDPKRSVRISLEVGKEMDVMNSALGNVFMAHSPSLTKQLMVNLIEPEQIKLQKQLDNVIEKGYAEDYERLEKEMNCVAVPIYSNNKLLAAIGISGPSYRFGTKEMQQGIQIIQSLLKNKVS
- a CDS encoding M23 family metallopeptidase, giving the protein MIKKTTAMLSLLACMAGLSKGQDIIKSRNYPQNYFVRPMDLAPQASGSFGELRATHFHGGDDYRTQQRINIPVHAAAEGFVSRVRVQIGGGGNYVYIDHPNGYTSVYMHLESFNSDLAKIIKDEQYKQKRFDVDIFLKPNQVLVRKGEFIANSGNTGGSAGPHLHFEIRDTKAQLPLNPQLFGLLFPDGVKPIIRGMTVYDLGSELFDENTPRRHQTIRSVGSGNYSLATNAPISVNGTFGLGINTVDKRRGISFTYGVYSIELFLDNKNISTVLFESIPFDQTRAIQSYVDYPYLKKSGVRVQKSFKDPNNPINIFKNLDNLGKITLKDNEVHEVKYVVKDVQGNTSELNFKVQNNPSLSISRPNAKGLKMFHYADENKYEAENARVYMSKNILYDDLYFNYSQGAKPAKGYSAMHYIHNAYTPVFGYYKLMIKPDYSLSENLYDKALIVSSDGGAQGGQYENGWVVANVREFGGFYIAVDTIAPNITARNLTDGKNVSNQRSIDFTISDNLSGIATFDAYIDGKWALMKYDPKTRHIWHDFEPELSSGRHDFKLEVKDNKGNLKVYEASFSTSR
- a CDS encoding gluconate 2-dehydrogenase subunit 3 family protein — its product is MNRRTAIKQFFIIAGGLTILSSCLNDGGASIVLNKLKISAEDEQFLGDLANILIPKSDTPGGKDLNLHLFVIKMVDDCESPENQAKFVAGFNKLRKQLNLKNNKETETTLAGLKDQTDEKAFFETFKSRAIQGYMNSEYVMKNKVIYKLIPGPYNGAVKVKA
- a CDS encoding fumarylacetoacetate hydrolase family protein, whose product is MKIIAIGRNYIDHAKELNNPVPENPIIFLKPDTAVLKDNKDFYYPEFSKNIQFETEVVLRVCKEGKHVTPKFASTYFDAIGLGIDFTARDVQQELKAKSLPWELAKAFDHSAVISNLIPKEEFAEVNSIDFSLQQNGQKVQQGNTKDMIFSYEDLIVYTSKFITLRKGDLIYTGTPVGVGSVAIGDLLEGFIGEQKMFSCKIK
- a CDS encoding 3-ketoacyl-ACP reductase gives rise to the protein MQDLKNKNALITGAGKGLGKAMALELAKEGVNIALAGRTEKDLLRVAAEISAINSDVKVQTYALDVSDYTGVQDTVKSILETFETIDILINSAGVLAVGGINELPVEQWEQSFKINVFGTYYMIHEVFPEMVKNNGGDIINIASTSGLKGSAKMSAYGASKAAVINLTESVMQEGRKSNIRVSTINPSTIATDMTVNANFTDGNEEKVLQPEDLATLVVHHLKLPKRAFVKEFSLWSTNP
- a CDS encoding GMC oxidoreductase, which gives rise to MANLNIDSEKNRTYDAIVIGSGISGGWSAKELCEKGLKTLVLERGRDVQHIKDYPTTNMMPWEFEHRNEMPFKVKEENPIVSKCYAFHEDAAHFFVKDKEHPYIQEKPFDWIRGYQVGGKSLLWARQTQRWSDFDFEGPARDGFAVDWPIRYADLAPWYAYVEKFAGIAGNHDGLPELPDGEFLPGYPLNIVEKYFKESVQKKFPERKVISARCAHLSKPNQIHIEQGRVQCQNRVLCQRGCPFGGYFSSNATTIPWAAKTGNMTLRPFSVVHSILYDEQKGKAVGVRVIDTNTKEEIDFYAKLIFVNAAAINTNLILLNSKSNRFPNGLGNDSGVLGKYVAFHNYSARIYAEYEGMLDFTAEGRNPAGGGYIPRFRNLHKQETDFLRGYAAGFGASRSKESDRSGLGLDLKNNLLNPKLGVWQVGSHMMGETIPKESGMVSLDSSKKDDWGIPLLKIAVDYDENDEKMKKDYIAVMTEMFTDAGFTNIRPDSHWQAPGLDIHEMGGARMGHDPKTSVLNKWNQMHAVKNVFVTDGASMTSTSTQNPSLTYMAFSARSVDYAISEMKKGNI
- a CDS encoding HAD family phosphatase, producing MNKIQAVLFDLDGTLIDSEYFYFKNWAPILKQEFNLQINYEDWIRDFAGHTLAHNVKRLTEDYGYDVTEEHMWKRTRAAYADSNMSDIELMPGAREILAFLKAEDIRIGLVTSSYRSTVDTVLGKHELLDYFEFFVTRECVELPKPNPEPYRLALTHLGLPADRCVAIEDTSTGSTSALGAGTQLIAVTKQEVERARLTAVDNIVENLSEAKALLAQWI
- a CDS encoding DUF6266 family protein, which gives rise to MAIIEDGPNGGFRGKVGSIYGYNRMGQWIIRGARRKNSKPPTEAQRLHRQKMKAIGKFCAENKAVFDFGYGLKKENGSKYGAFQLAQKHVFNDVLAFDADHNPVVNFENLNVFVGDLIPPTGTKVSVNEGRIFLEWIPNPAYDDEIYKLNLAFVSLNDFCSLKPAVASARDGQCFVDVPVELSKKADYHVYIGFWDTYHGAFSNSTYCGVI